The nucleotide window CCATGACATTGGTGCAAGGTTTGGTGCAGCGCACCGGTTGTGCGGTGTGCTCATGCTACGCCGAGCGCGTGGCGGGGGGATTTAAAATCGTGGTGATGGAAGCGGACGCGGCTATTTACAGCGAGGATTTGCACACCTCGGTGGCCGGATTGAACGAGAGCGTCGCGGCTTGTGTGCGCCGCGCACCTGCGCAATACCAATGGGAATACAAACGCTTCCGCCGTTTGCCGCCGGAATATCCCAAGCGTTATCAATTTAAATGAGGCATTAAACGGATCGAATTTATTCGTCACATGGATGTGTTAGTAAATATCAGCGGCTACAATTAACGCACTGTTTTTTTATAACTATTTTCCTGAACTTTTTTCTTGAAACGTCCGGTTGTTGTGATGAATAAAAAATCTGTTTTGATAACGCACCGCCCGCTGCGCAATGTGGTGTTGGCCACTTTTGCGCTCGTGACTCTGGGTGCATGTACCCAACAAAAAGCCCAGCAGCAACTGCAAACAGAATTGAATGCAGCCAAGGCTTGTCTCGCCAAACAGGAAATGCAGGCGCAGCAAGTGAGCGGCCAGCAAGTGGAAATCCTGCGCCAATTGCAAGCTGTGCAGCAGCAATTAGCGGTACAGCAACAAACCATCGAAGCAAAACCGCAAGTGGTTGAGCGCGTGGTTGAGCAAAAATGCCCGCCGGTTGCTGCCAGTACTAAAAAAAGCCCCGCGAAAGAACAGCCCATGACCGACAAACAAATCGTCGGTCTGCGCGAGCAGGCATTGATCGCCGGTTTGAATATGGTGATGCAAGCCCGCATCAGCACCAATGTGGCCAACTCGGTGATCGATGCGCGCAATATCCAGATGTTTGAGCGCAACGGTGAAGAGTGGGTGCGCTTCACGCTCTACAATCCCGATACCAAAGAACCCCATGTGCTGGAGCGCAAGCGCTTGCGCTTCCAAACCGTGCAAACTGCCAGTGCAACACCTGACCGCCGCCCGGTGGTGGAAATCCGCTTTACCATCGGCAAACTCTCCCAGAAAGGGGAATTTATACTGGCGGATCGCAGCAGCTCGGAATACCCCATCCTGATTGGCCGCAACCTGCTGCGCGATGTCATGCTGGTGGATGTCAGTGGTAATAATCTCGCACCTCTGCAGCGCCCCGACGAAAACGCACCAGCCAAAAACTAACGCATATTGTTCATTCGTGCCGGTGCGCAGTACCGGCACTGCCTGATTGCTCAAGGACTTTCTTTAGGAACTTCCCATGAAAAAACCTTCCCGCGCTCCCTTTTACACCGTTATCGGCCTGCTGGTTTTGGTGGGCTTGGGTACGGCCTGGATGCGCCACAACCAAATGGAAATCCCGTTCACTCCCGGTGTGCAAAAACCGGTGTGGTTGATTGAGGCACGTATCGATTTTGATGCTACCGGCGAGCCGGTTACTGCCCGTTTGGGGTTGCCGGATGAGCCGCCCGGCTATCGCAGCTTTAGCGAGCAGGCCGCTGCGCCCGGTTATGGTTACTCGGTTGTCAGTGAAAATGGCGTGCGCCGTGGTGAGTGGTCCAAGCGCGAGGCGGTAGGCCCGCAGACCATTTACTACAAAACCCAATTTATCGAAGTTGAGCAAACTGCGCCCAGTACGCCATTAGAGGAACCACAAGCGGTTCATGTGGACTGGGATGGCTCCTCGCAAGAGACGGCGGCCCAGCAAGTACTGGATACTGCCTGGGCGAAATCCAGCAGCCCGCAAAGCTTGGCGCGCGAGCTGATCAAACTGCTCAATAGCGATACGCTTGACCAAAATTCGGCGCTGCTGTTATCGGCACAGACGGACAAGTCCGCGTTGCTGGAAAAACTCATCAACCAAGCCGGTATTGCGGCGCGTCCGGCGCTGGGCTTGTATCTGGAAGATGCCCGCCGGCACCAAAACCTGACCCGCCTGGTGCAAGTGTATGACGGCGAAAGCTGGGTGCTGTTTAACCCCTACACCGGTGAGCAGGGCGTACCCGAGAATTTGCTGCTGTGGCATACCGGTGGCGAA belongs to Cellvibrio sp. pealriver and includes:
- a CDS encoding RimK/LysX family protein, with translation MNKKSVLITHRPLRNVVLATFALVTLGACTQQKAQQQLQTELNAAKACLAKQEMQAQQVSGQQVEILRQLQAVQQQLAVQQQTIEAKPQVVERVVEQKCPPVAASTKKSPAKEQPMTDKQIVGLREQALIAGLNMVMQARISTNVANSVIDARNIQMFERNGEEWVRFTLYNPDTKEPHVLERKRLRFQTVQTASATPDRRPVVEIRFTIGKLSQKGEFILADRSSSEYPILIGRNLLRDVMLVDVSGNNLAPLQRPDENAPAKN